The segment TAAAGACACTGATCGAAAGTGATATCGATTTCAAAGGAATTGAATTTTTTGAATTACTTTTGAATACGGCCCAATTGGAAGTACGAATAAGagaaatttttaaaacaattctAGACGAGCGAATTCAAAGGTGGGATAGTTTCAAACAAGAAGCTTGTGAGCGGATACAGGATTTAGCGGATGCTTATTCAGGCGTGAAACCAATcggtaaaatgaagaagaatgaTAGTCTGAGCAAATGGTTTTTGAACATTCAAAAAGAAATTGCCGGCCTCAGCAATGAACCAGCGCGTTTGAGCGTATCAGGACGTAATATAATTCAGTTGATTCAAGCTTTAGAAGAAGTCCAAGACTTTCACGATCTCAACAAAAACATGCAAGTGAAGCAGAATATGCTCGAAACTCGACAATACCTGCATCAAATGTTTCACACCATTAGCATCAGAGAGGATGATCTCATCAATCTTCAGCTGATTGGTGATTTCAGCTATGCCTGGAGACTTATTGACAGCTACGCTCCAATGATGCAGGAAAACATTAAAAAGCAGCCTGGATTGGTTATAAAACTCAGATCAACCTTTCTTAAGTTGGCTTCTGCCCTAGAAATCCCTCTACTTCGGCTTAACCAAGCAGAAAGTGAAGATCTAATGGATGTTTCCAAATATTACAGCAACGAATTAGCAAATTTTGTCCGCAAAGTAGTTCAAATAATTCCGGAGACTATGTTCTCGATTCTTGCTCAAATAGTTGATTTACAAACCAACGTTATCAAGCAGATTCCCATGCGAttggaaaaggaaaaaatgaaagagTATGCGCAGTTGGATGAAAGATTTATGATTGCAAAGTTGACATACTCGGTGTCCACCTTTACCGAAGGAATATTGGCAATGAAAACTACATTAGTCGGGGTTGTCGAGCTGGATCCTAAGCAACTGCTGGAGGATGGCATACGGAAAGAGTTTGTGAAAAATGTTTCGGATGCATTTCACAAAACACTCGTTTTCAATCCCAAAGCAAAAGAGTCCGAACTAGAGTCGAAATTAGCGACATTGCATAAAATAATGGATGGTTATAAAAGGTCATTCGAGTACATTCAGGACTATTTGAACATTCATTGCCTTCGCGTGTGGAATGAGGAGATGCAACGGATTATAAATTACAACGTTCAGCGCGAGTGTAACCCGTTCATAAGAAGTAAAGTTCAAGAATGGAACTCAGAATATCAAAGCACTACCATTCCGATTCCGAACTATGAACCCGTTGACATGGCTTCAGTAACGTTTGTAGGCCGCCTAGCCCGAGAGATACTAAGAATTACCGATCCCAAGTATGTGCAGGTTTTctgctttgctttttaaatatGCAATTTATTTAAAATACTTTTTTCTTTTAGAACGACCACATATATTGACATATGCGCTACTTGGTATGATCAAAAGACTCACAAAAGCATTTTAACGAACAAGTTTGCAAATCGCGTAAATGAGACTTGTGGACCTGCGGGACTGGTTGGCCTAAATAGGTTGTACTCATTTCTTGTAACAAATGAGCTGGAAAACTTCCTAATGACCGTACAGCGTAAGCTGCAGCACGAAACGACTTGGTACGATGCGCTAAGTACTGTTGAAGCCGAATTGCAGAAAGCTGATTTCGTGGAAAATCCCGCAAAAACCTACACAAATTTGACTTCCAATTTTACGCGAATTTGGCCTCAATTGCAAGACTggattttaaaaattggtcagaAGCAAATTCTTCGTAGGCATATCGCTTCCGAGTTGAACTGCAGTTGCAAACTGAAATCCACTAAGCTGGAGTCATCACTGCGTGCTATGAACGATGCCATCCTATtggatatcaagcggcacactcTGGACGAGTCCAAACCACTGCCCAGCGCAGATATGGTATTCGAACTGAACGAGTACTTGGAATATGCAGGCCTCTATAATCCATTCCGAAAGAAGTACATCAGCACAAAAAGTCCTGTGTATTTACCACTGCTGGTGTTTCTGTTCGTAATAGTTCATTTACCCCGTTTTCAGTACATGAAAAATGTCGATAGTCTGATagcaaagaagaaaaatgatgccATCGATGGATTTCCCACGATAATGGGGCTGTTGACCATTTTTCGACAATTTCAGAATGGCGAGATGGACCTTTTCGTACAGTATACCTGCCAATATGTTACATCATTAGTGGATGTTAATTTAAAGTAAGTAAAAAGTACTGTCCGTTTCCTGAATGACTAGAAGTTAATcggttttaaacattttacagatATAAACAGGAAATTTGTCAAGAGGCAGTAACGGCCTTGCGTTTTCTGGAAATATTTACTCGCGTTGCTGAGATTCCCCGCAAACAGCTGGAGCAGTACATTCCCGAGTCAGTTTTGAACCAATACGACTTTTTATCCGGAGGAAAGTCTTGACAAGATTGGTGGTGCTTTGGTCATTAATTTTTTAGATTTTGAAAATGATGAGTGCTCAAAAATTGTTTGGGGATAGAACGAATATGATGTGATATTAAATTTCTCATTTGACTATgttgatttaaaatcaaaatacataaataaagAAGGAAATATTATTAATGGGTATATTATAATTGATTCAAGTCAGACAGCTTTTAcagaacatgaataaaaaaaatttgatttttagcTTAATGGAGAATAATAGATGACCTCGAGCTTTTAATGCATGTTTATGGTATAATCATTGttattaaatttcaaaattactAAGTACATATTTATTAAAGCCCTTTTAAAGATCTTACTCAATGAAATGCATAGTCATGCTTATCAATAGTCATCTATTAAACATTCGTTTTCCGTAGATACTGTTTACCGGAAGGCAGCTCGACATTAGTTACACCGCTTGGAAACAATTTAGCCAATTCATCTTCCTTTACACTGGGCTGAACCATGCATTCCTGGCCTTGAACCCAATCTGCAGGGGTTGCTACCTTCTTTCTGTCGGTCAACTGCATCGAGTCGATGACCCGAAGTATTTCGGTGAAGTTACGTCCGGTCGTAGCGGGATACAGCAGAGACAGTCGCAGTTTCTTACTGTGATCGACAACGAAGACAGCACGACATGTTAGCGGCAATCCGGCTGCCCCTATTTCGTCTTTGTCAAGCATATTTAATTTTACTGCTAGCTCACGCTTCTCGTCATCGATGATAGGATAGTTGAAATCATCCAGCTTACCGTATGCTTTGATGTCGGTAATCCATTGTTTGTGAGACTCGGTTGAATCACAGGACAGGGCGATTGGCTTTACGTTGCGCTTTGCGAATTCCGGAACCAACTTTGCTACGGCGGACAACTCTGTTGTACATACCGGTGTGAAATCCGCTGGATGTGAAAAGAGGATACCCCATGAATCGCCAAGCCACTCGTAGAAGTCTATCTTTCCAATTGAGGTGTCTGCTTGAAAATTTGGAAACTGGTCTCCAAGATTGAGCGACATTTTCCTGTAACACTGTTATTAATAgagcagaaaaagaaaactgaCGAGTGAAAAGTTTTATCGACACCGGCGTGGCGCGCGTGAAACAACAACTCGCTCTCTTTGTTGTTTTACAACGTCCCTCACAAACAGGATATGTGTCAACTCGAACGCGAAAGGAAACCAATTTGCTGTCAAATTGACACCGTTTTCTGATTGGCCAAATTTCTGTTAGCGAGCGCCCGTAGAGATCTGCCGTGTTATAGAATCGCATAATAATATCATCATGCAGAAGATCGAGCATTAACTTTCTGCATCTGCCGCATCAGCACTAAAGATCTTACTTGGACCTCACAGATAAGGGAAAACCTTGGCGAAAACCACGGTGGAAACCCATTTCAAATATTCaagcaaaattttttgaaaacctCCCaagtaactaataagcatttccaatgcaatttaaatgcaagccaataagcatttaagttgccctaactgctacttaaatgctatattttggtaaaatatgcggctactttactgctagccctcttatagtgctgacaatgcttatttgcagctagttaccgacaagaagaatttaaatagaattgtagatgccaatttacaacagttatgcagtcaaaaggctgataaacagcaacctgcagtataaaacgccagggatgctaataaacgattgatttactgcttatactaatgcatATTGGTTACTTGGGCTCTGTTAAAACTGGCCGGTAGTGTAATGGAAACGCACTTGACACGATATTGAGACACAAAAAGTGTTGTCCAACCTGGACagttaaattattttctataGTTATTCATATCATTTTCCCAGTTCATTCAATGTTTGTTCTTCACAAAAGTACATGCATTTAAGGGTCAAACAGAATACTGCGTCAACTTAACAGTTTTCCCCaccccactgtcacaaatgtcattcccatacatttttcgtgtagccaacatctcaactagcccacaacaaactttgcctcggacaaaatgtatatgtgagtagcccgctctaacttcagcctcggacgaatgtgtattggtaagctctcgaacaaaaatacttttttgctttttttctttttgtgtcggacgtgtaggaagcgtaaaaggATGTTAGCCGcatctttacccttcagtttcatacgcctggttTTCCCACGGGTTTACTGTCTAAATTGACACTGACGGatacgttgacgcagcattctgtttggtccTTTACTCtttccacagacaaacagacataactcacAGAGGTACAAGATGTAAAAAAGTTTACATTTTTGGGAAAATCAAATTACTCAATTGTCGATATGAGGGTAGATTTCAactaacattttttttgtttgattatagtcactttaacagcttgggtcattcgtgacttctgttgggttgggatttgaacccgggtcctcggcgtaaaAGCACACCACTTCGCTGGCATTGATTCctaaaaacatttttattgcttttttgtGCTTGCTATATGCAGGTATCAATTAATATAACAAACTTTAGAGTTTTCCACCGTCATACGAAGTTTTGTTGAAAAGTTTTTCCAACTGATATTTTGGATAGATTGCTGGAAAATATTTCTGCATTAAATTGCTGAATTATCACTGAAACACCGAAAAATATTATGCTCATTGGCGGAATTAGCGCCCATTTCTGGAGGAGGCTATAGGATGGTTTCTTCGACATCATCGCGCTTACGGAGACTTGGCTCGACCATCGCATCCAATCTGCCTACTTGTTTGGAGCTGAGTACGACGGCTTTCGGTGCGATCGCAGCCCCAAAAACAGCATGAAGAAAACTGCCCACATTACCAATGAAGCTAAAAGGAACATCCTCGAGCAAATTTGGCTATCCGTACAGCTAGCCGACCGCAAATTATTTATTTGTGTTATCTATTTACCACCGGGTCGAGTTCGTGACAAATAACTGATTGATACACATATTCAGTCTGTATTGTCGATCACTGCTACAGCCTAAACATCGCTTTCCAGGTCACTTTGTCTTGCATACCTCGGCTTTGGATCTTCTcgaccagggatggaagatcagtgattttgataaaatctgtgagttatcgccacacgcacagatcacgatccgtacagatcatgacaaacagtgaatctttagcgttgatcacaagattttgttctctaaacagtctcagcagtcgatcacagtgttacatcttacctagctgcgagaaaaaaagtcacaaatttggtttgtattgtgattcatataCGATGCACACAGCCAATGGTCTGAATCTgatatatttctcaacgcaatcatgcagtgaacatgatctgacatgagctttgtcataatctgtgcgGATCGCTGCAAAGTGTTTGTCCTGCCTGTAATCTCGACGGATTCAATACGGAAACCCTGCCTGTAAAAATTAGTGACGAGATTTCTGGTTCATTTTCCGCTATTTCCGGGATGGCACAAGGCAGGGTCCCCTAGTGTTTGTTATGTATTTCAATGACATAATCTGCTTACTAAAATGTCCAAGACTCGCCTTTATGGATGATTGGAAGCTTTCAATAGGATTCAGCACTACCGACGCattatttcttcaacaacaacttGATATGTTGGCTAACTGGTGCAAGGTGAA is part of the Sabethes cyaneus chromosome 2, idSabCyanKW18_F2, whole genome shotgun sequence genome and harbors:
- the LOC128733536 gene encoding peroxiredoxin-6, which encodes MSLNLGDQFPNFQADTSIGKIDFYEWLGDSWGILFSHPADFTPVCTTELSAVAKLVPEFAKRNVKPIALSCDSTESHKQWITDIKAYGKLDDFNYPIIDDEKRELAVKLNMLDKDEIGAAGLPLTCRAVFVVDHSKKLRLSLLYPATTGRNFTEILRVIDSMQLTDRKKVATPADWVQGQECMVQPSVKEDELAKLFPSGVTNVELPSGKQYLRKTNV
- the LOC128733534 gene encoding WASH complex subunit 5; its protein translation is MAAEFLAENNVCGQTILQIVSEGNTIICELLRLKEFIPEVFCLKTKDEQQRYGELIMDFSYFQIADAQEAKIEADDKLQYLDEEIRDNYLVILNRFYIVFESIHKYIKELNTFIEELNAGMFIQQSMEKVFQDGEGKQLLCEALYLYGVMLLVVDQQIPGIVRERLLVSYHRYSALKTDGDSNIDEICKLLRSTGFNDGSANKKMILNYPEDYFSRIPINSTYVEMVIGRLRSDDVYNQIAVYPLPEHRSIALANQAGMLYVCLFFATNTLHNQAARMREIVDKFFSDNWIVSFYMGITVNLLNSWDCFKAAKSALLNTFDTNNLKEICAKQKRSMDTLLGRTKNILKEGNLTEQKLLDNIPKVTALIRECNITVRWVMLHTGQPVIEYGSPSSLKKCQQVKTLIESDIDFKGIEFFELLLNTAQLEVRIREIFKTILDERIQRWDSFKQEACERIQDLADAYSGVKPIGKMKKNDSLSKWFLNIQKEIAGLSNEPARLSVSGRNIIQLIQALEEVQDFHDLNKNMQVKQNMLETRQYLHQMFHTISIREDDLINLQLIGDFSYAWRLIDSYAPMMQENIKKQPGLVIKLRSTFLKLASALEIPLLRLNQAESEDLMDVSKYYSNELANFVRKVVQIIPETMFSILAQIVDLQTNVIKQIPMRLEKEKMKEYAQLDERFMIAKLTYSVSTFTEGILAMKTTLVGVVELDPKQLLEDGIRKEFVKNVSDAFHKTLVFNPKAKESELESKLATLHKIMDGYKRSFEYIQDYLNIHCLRVWNEEMQRIINYNVQRECNPFIRSKVQEWNSEYQSTTIPIPNYEPVDMASVTFVGRLAREILRITDPKTTTYIDICATWYDQKTHKSILTNKFANRVNETCGPAGLVGLNRLYSFLVTNELENFLMTVQRKLQHETTWYDALSTVEAELQKADFVENPAKTYTNLTSNFTRIWPQLQDWILKIGQKQILRRHIASELNCSCKLKSTKLESSLRAMNDAILLDIKRHTLDESKPLPSADMVFELNEYLEYAGLYNPFRKKYISTKSPVYLPLLVFLFVIVHLPRFQYMKNVDSLIAKKKNDAIDGFPTIMGLLTIFRQFQNGEMDLFVQYTCQYVTSLVDVNLKYKQEICQEAVTALRFLEIFTRVAEIPRKQLEQYIPESVLNQYDFLSGGKS